A genomic stretch from Clavelina lepadiformis chromosome 5, kaClaLepa1.1, whole genome shotgun sequence includes:
- the LOC143461133 gene encoding DNA polymerase subunit gamma-1-like — protein sequence MTGICFRQSHCCRYISKQAWNKCAVRFYSASCGKKKNTFVGNTNNKNEPRYNPVGIQMLPEGLHRQIFKQSYVDGHLSLCQNDMLEECIKHLSKFELWGQEPEKLPDLNFKLPEIKGKNINEHFENIAKEQASPYALALHSFLSCNLPKMPKKDTWVKKRGWTKYVSKENGEFEIFSVDFPDSSVLVFDCEVLSSISDVPIIATAVSEDAWFSWTSQHLFDDKNDLGNNLDSLVPMEPRELAISDPKNTPKKLIIGHNVSYDRARIKEQYYPQATNVRFLDTMSMHIAISGFNSQQRSMSLSGKSATDQDENKKTTLSQSWVQAGSLNNLSDVHKFYCGNSLEKSIRDTFVKGNLSDVQIQFNELMAYCASDVYATYNVLRVLTPLFFEHFPHVVTFAGMLEMGSMYLPVNGNWNRYIRSCEDEYEGLTLELKRHLQGLMNDACHLIQNKNYENDKWLWDVNWNTQNIKLLKSPRKNFQLEPEKHIRKLKTFLSNSTTYALDELSQLGKSCEPNDCYKHNNPNSIVNKLRITANRLPKVRTHMPGCPKWYSELCFKENDAEWSLDASKLSTLTRMTPKLLRMTWLGYPLHYQEKLGWGYLVPQAEEKALLSKLIDSDEAENTLQEINQNGNGFSETGFIHTPAENVQGLPNNDFFHKLPHKNGIENNVGSPLSHDFIGHIETGFLSSADSASAMRCLEINKMCSYWRSSQNRILSQMRINLTESVLPSSITQDASYNKELDCGAIVPQAAVCGTVSRRAVERTWLTASNIQPDRIGSELKCMVQAPPGFKFVGADVDSEELWIASLFGDASFIGEHGCTALSWMTLRGNKRDGTDLHSKTAKTIGTSRNAAKVFNYARMYGAGKQSLLRAYMQNNKNVPKDVAAKKINDLYKMTKGQLKYKLSYDALWFVKKTNVSICPTAKRTGWASYEDVARIKAAASEKFGQFKSVNNNDLICGRKWDDGIESHMFNKLEQVATSKSPETPVLKCKITRSLLPSKVQSNFLPGRMNWVVQSSAVDYLHLLLVAMRWLINEYELNARFLISIHDEVRYMVSSKDSYKIALALNISNLLTRSMFAHKLGMHDLPFSVAFFSSVEIDQVIRKESSDDCFTPSNPSGLQNKYGIPLGESLDIVDILKKTDQGLLVTSRERCE from the coding sequence ATGACTGGGATATGTTTTAGACAAAGCCATTGTTGTAGATATATATCAAAACAAGCCTGGAATAAATGTGCAGTTAGGTTTTACTCTGCATCTTGcggaaaaaagaaaaacacttTTGTTGGTAATACCAACAATAAAAATGAGCCAAGATATAATCCAGTGGGGATACAAATGCTACCAGAAGGTCTTCacagacaaatatttaaacaaagctaTGTGGATGGACATTTAAGTCTATGTCAAAATGATATGCTGGAAGAGTGCATTAAACATCTTTCAAAGTTTGAACTGTGGGGACAGGAGCCTGAAAAACTGCCCGATCTAAACTTTAAACTTCCAGAAATTAAAGGAAAAAACATCAATGAACACTTTGAAAACATTGCAAAGGAGCAAGCAAGTCCTTATGCATTAGCTCTGCATAGCTTCTTATCTTGTAACTTGCCAAAAATGCCCAAAAAGGATACATGGGTTAAAAAGCGGGGTTGGACGAAGTATGTTTCTAAAGAAAATGGAGAATTTGAAATCTTTTCAGTTGATTTTCCTGATAGTTCAGTGTTAGTGTTTGACTGTGAAGTTTTAAGTAGCATTTCAGATGTTCCAATTATTGCAACTGCAGTATCTGAAGATGCTTGGTTTTCTTGGACTAGTCAACATTTatttgatgataaaaatgatcTTGGCAATAATCTAGATTCTTTAGTTCCTATGGAACCAAGAGAACTAGCAATTTCCGATCCCAAAAACACACCAAAAAAGCTTATTATAGGACATAATGTCAGTTATGATCGTGCCCGAATAAAGGAACAGTATTATCCCCAAGCAACGAATGTGAGATTTCTTGATACCATGAGCATGCACATAGCCATCAGTGGTTTCAACAGCCAACAGCGATCTATGTCACTTTCAGGGAAGTCAGCAACGGATCAAGATGAGAACAAGAAAACGACATTAAGTCAAAGTTGGGTGCAAGCAGGTTCACTTAACAATTTGAGTGACgttcataaattttattgtgGGAATAGCCTTGAGAAGTCTATAAGAGACACGTTTGTTAAAGGAAATTTGTCTGATGTTCAAATTCAGTTCAATGAGTTAATGGCGTACTGTGCATCTGATGTTTATGCAACTTACAATGTGCTTCGTGTTTTAACACCACTTTTCTTCGAGCATTTTCCTCATGTGGTCACTTTTGCTGGTATGTTAGAAATGGGTTCTATGTATTTACCAGTAAATGGTAACTGGAATAGATACATCAGGTCATGTGAAGATGAATATGAGGGATTAACATTGGAGCTTAAACGGCATTTGCAGGGATTAATGAATGATGCTTGtcatttaattcaaaacaaaaattatgaaaatgacAAGTGGTTATGGGATGTCAACTGGAATACACAAAACATAAAGCTTTTAAAATCACCTCGAAAGAATTTTCAATTGGAGCCTGAAAAGCATATAAGAAAGCTTAAGACTTTTCTTTCCAATTCGACTACTTATGCTCTGGACGAGCTCAGTCAGTTAGGAAAGTCCTGTGAACCTAATGATTGTTATAAGCACAACAATCCAAATTCAATTGTAAACAAGTTAAGAATAACTGCCAACCGCCTCCCGAAAGTGAGAACACATATGCCTGGATGTCCAAAGTGGTATAGCGAGTTATGCTTCAAGGAAAATGATGCTGAATGGAGCCTCGATGCGTCAAAATTATCCACACTGACACGAATGACACCAAAACTTTTGCGCATGACTTGGCTTGGTTATCCATTGCATTATCAGGAAAAACTCGGATGGGGTTACTTGGTGCCTCAGGCTGAAGAAAAAGCTCTTCTCTCCAAGCTCATAGATTCAGATGAAGCAGAAAACACGTTACAAGAAATTAATCAAAATGGCAATGGATTTTCTGAAACAGGTTTTATCCATACCCCTGCTGAAAACGTCCAAGGCTTGCCCAACaatgatttttttcataaactaCCCCACAAAAATGGAATAGAAAATAATGTTGGAAGCCCACTTTCACATGACTTCATTGGCCACATAGAAACAGGATTTCTTAGTTCAGCTGATTCAGCCAGTGCCATGAGATgtcttgaaataaataaaatgtgttCCTACTGGCGCTCTAGCCAAAACAGGATTTTATCTCAGATGAGGATTAATCTTACTGAAAGTGTTTTACCATCAAGCATTACACAGGATGCTAGCTACAACAAAGAACTTGACTGCGGTGCAATTGTCCCTCAGGCTGCAGTGTGTGGAACTGTATCGAGGAGAGCTGTCGAAAGAACTTGGCTGACAGCAAGCAACATACAGCCAGATCGAATTGGCAGTGAGTTAAAGTGTATGGTCCAGGCACCCCCTGGATTCAAGTTCGTTGGAGCTGATGTTGACTCCGAGGAATTGTGGATTGCATCTTTGTTTGGGGATGCTTCATTTATTGGTGAACATGGGTGCACAGCTCTTTCTTGGATGACGTTGCGTGGTAACAAGCGTGACGGTACTGACCTTCACAGTAAAACCGCCAAAACTATTGGTACAAGTCGTAATGCTGCAAAGGTTTTCAACTATGCTCGTATGTATGGCGCTGGAAAGCAGTCTTTATTGAGAGCTTacatgcaaaacaacaaaaacgtaCCTAAAGATGTTGCAGCCAAGAAAATTAACGATCTctacaaaatgacaaaaggCCAGCTTAAGTATAAATTAAGTTATGATGCTTTATGGTTTGTGAAAAAGACGAATGTTTCAATTTGTCCTACAGCTAAACGGACAGGCTGGGCGTCATATGAAGATGTAGCACGAATAAAGGCAGCAGCATCTGAGAAATTCGGACAATTCAAGTCTGTAAATAACAATGATCTAATCTGTGGAAGAAAGTGGGACGATGGAATAGAGTCGCACATGTTTAATAAACTTGAACAGGTAGCAACCAGTAAATCACCGGAAACTCCTGTGcttaaatgcaaaattactCGTTCGCTTTTGCCTAGTAAGGTACAAAGTAACTTCCTGCCTGGAAGAATGAATTGGGTTGTGCAGAGCTCGGCAGTAGACTACCTGCACTTGCTTCTAGTAGCCATGCGTTGGTTGATAAATGAATACGAACTAAATGCACGATTCCTAATCAGCATTCATGATGAGGTTCGTTACATGGTTTCATCAAAGGACAGCTATAAAATTGCACTAGCTTTAAACATATCAAACCTGCTCACTCGTAGCATGTTTGCTCACAAGTTGGGTATGCATGACCTTCCGTTTAGTGTTGCTTTTTTCAGTTCTGTTGAAATCGATCAAGTGATAAGAAAAGAGTCATCTGATGATTGTTTCACACCATCAAACCCCAGTggattgcaaaataaatatgGAATACCACTTGGAGAATCACTGGATATTGTTGATATTCTCAAAAAGACTGATCAGGGATTGCTGGTTACAAGTCGTGAGAGATGTGAATAG
- the LOC143461140 gene encoding transmembrane protein 243-like, translating to MIAYTVQDDMDRPLFGVSTRRERLLNLVVGLITSLLVTATLISAFVFPDPHHINPLSIFFAVCIALVCASLLTLIYWYRQGDVDPKFRKMIYYNSIVIVLLCVCANLYYHGDELGLNTCNQTSDRV from the exons ATGATTGCATACACAGTACAAGATGACATGGATCGTCCTTTGTTTGGTGTTAGCACTCGAAGG GAAAGGCTTTTGAATCTTGTAGTTGGACTAATTACCTCCCTGCTTGTAACAGCTACTCTGATCAGTGCTTTCGTTTTTCCTGACCCACATCACATCAATCCTCTCAGCATCTTCTTTGCAGTCTGCATTGCTCTTGTCTGTGCATCTCTGTTAACACTG ATTTACTGGTACCGACAAGGAGATGTTGATCCCAAATTTCGGAAAATGATATATTACAATTCTATTGTAATTGTGCTTCTTTGTGTCTGTGCAAACTTATATTATCACGGTGACGAACTTGGCTTGAATACTTGCAATCAAACTTCTGACAGAGTTTAA
- the LOC143458905 gene encoding uncharacterized protein LOC143458905 translates to MDTNFTIVAKKCPAIVIQRYMIIALKYRNKSLLSDLISFCSLLVSKTFYTTCRLSPGKEHIRGNNVSGNCRRHTGVQFGYKIFRYCVRNSLYVSDTEDNVATFINEQCGKQSNKTLAIFKRICALANQSCYKSGVLLVGCGPRRLWFELSAVCDKVIACDTSSRCKRVKSKRTVSRQCRK, encoded by the exons ATGGACACAAATTTTACTATTGTAGCTAAAAAGTGCCCAGCCATAGTGATTCAACGTTATATGATAATTGCGTTAAAATATCGTAACAAATCACTCTTGTCTGACCT CATCTCGTTTTGCTCGCTTTTGGTTTCGAAGACATTTTATACAACATGCAGGCTTTCGCCTGGCAAGGAGCATATCAGAGGAAACAATGTCTCCGGCAATTGTCGTCGACACACCGGTGTACAATTTGGATACAAAATCTTTAG GTACTGTGTGCGTAACTCTCTTTACGTGAGCGACACAGAAGACAATGTTGCAACGTTTATTAACGAACAGTGTGGCAAGCAATCGAACAAAACCCTAGCGATTTTCAAAAGGATTTGCGCACTCGCGAACCAGAGTTGTTACAAGAGCGGAGTGCTTTTGGTTGGCTGTGGACCTAGACGACTTTGGTTTGAGTTGTCGGCAGTTTGCGACAAG GTTATCGCTTGTGACACTTCTTCACGTTGCAAACGAGTTAAAAGCAAACGGACTGTATCACGGCAATGCAG GAAATGA